A genomic segment from Lagenorhynchus albirostris chromosome X, mLagAlb1.1, whole genome shotgun sequence encodes:
- the LOC132514114 gene encoding melanoma-associated antigen 4-like encodes MSELRQPEADLEAPVPAQGPVEAPLLGAAGEEAASPSSSASPGAPSLSAYAEPLSREALVVLMADLVGFLLLKFRTGEPTSKAEMLSTVLREHRDHFPVVFRLVCECLYLVFGVDVEEVDPRERTYVLVPTLGLTWDAVLRAGQPTPKAGLLVPVLGVITLFGDRAPEEEVWGVLGNMGVCAGKESCVYGEPRELLTKVWVQEGYLEYRQVPHSDPARYEFLWGARAYAETSKWQVLEHLLRVSSLDPRSFPSLCAGGVSDEEEGA; translated from the coding sequence ATGAGTGAGCTCCGCCAGCCTGAGGCCGACCTTGAGGCCCCAGTCCCGGCCCAGGGTCCGGTGGAGGCGCCGCTGCTGGGGGCTGCGGGGGAGGAGGCCGCATCCCCCTCGTCCTCCGCCTCCCCTGGTGCCCCTTCCCTCTCCGCCTATGCCGAGCCCTTGTCCCGCGAGGCACTTGTTGTGCTGATGGCTGACCTGGTGGGGTTCCTGCTCCTCAAGTTTCGTACCGGGGAGCCGACCTCCAAGGCGGAGATGCTGAGTACGGTCCTCCGGGAGCATCGGGACCACTTCCCCGTGGTCTTCCGCCTCGTTTGCGAGTGCCTGTATCTGGTGTTTGGCGTGGACGTGGAGGAGGTGGACCCCCGCGAGCGCACCTACGTCCTGGTCCCCACCCTGGGCCTCACCTGGGATGCAGTGCTGAGGGCCGGGCAGCCCACGCCCAAGGCCGGCCTCCTGGTGCCGGTCCTGGGCGTGATCACCCTGTTCGGTGACCGCGCCCCTGAGGAGGAGGTGTGGGGAGTGCTCGGCAACATGGGGGTGTGTGCCGGGAAGGAGTCCTGCGTCTATGGGGAGCCCAGGGAGCTGCTCACCAAAGTGTGGGTGCAGGAGGGCTACCTGGAGTACCGGCAGGTGCCCCACAGCGACCCTGCCCGCTACGAGTTCCTGTGGGGTGCCCGGGCCTACGCGGAGACCAGCAAGTGGCAGGTCCTGGAGCATCTGCTCAGGGTCAGTAGCTTGGATCCCAGGTCCTTCCCATCCCTGTGTGCAGGGGGTGTGAGCGACGAGGAAGAGGGAGCGTGA
- the LOC132514031 gene encoding heat shock transcription factor, X-linked member 3-like, with product MASQSSDELCTAMLGPSADAEPATWVPSRASPHPNVDSRESSEKQGDQAESPDPGSQDNPPPQGADYGVANQSILQLSLPRKLWTMAEEPAFTSVRWNDKGDMVIVEEDLFQREVLHRRGADRIFNTDSLTTFIRQMNRQGFSKIRLSSRSPGKKRLMIFCNSNFQRHKPLLIENIQRKCNLGATDQPGTSATAPKGKKPHVLYERWSGMGQGTPRPQELPASPTVYPAYGSEMSLYNSCLSLLPGALLATSPNKVPEVDEE from the exons ATGGCTAGTCAGAGCAGCGATGAGCTGTGTACAGCCATGCTGGGCCCATCGGCTGACGCAGAGCCAGCAACGTGGGTCCCCTCTCGTGCGTCCCCGCATCCCAACGTGGATTCACGGGAGAGTTCGGAGAAGCAGGGCGACCAAGCCGAGAGCCCAGATCCCGGCTCCCAAGACAACCCGCCACCACAGGGCGCAGACTACGGTGTGGCCAACCAGAGTATTCTTCAGCTCTCCCTCCCAAGAAAGCTCTGGACGATGGCGGAGGAGCCCGCCTTCACCTCTGTGCGCTGGAATGACAAGGGAGATATGGTGATCGTCGAGGAAGACCTCTTCCAGAGGGAGGTTCTTCACCGCAGAGGCGCAGACAGGATTTTCAACACAGACAGCTTGACGACTTTCATCCGCCAAATGAACCGGCAGGGATTCAGCAAAATACGCCTGAGCAGCCGCTCTCCAGGGAAGAAGAGGCTGATG ATCTTCTGCAACTCCAACTTTCAGAGACACAAGCCTCTGCTCATCGAGAACATTCAGAGAAAATGCAACCTGGGAGCAACTGATCAGCCCGGGACCAGCGCAACAGCCCCGAAGGGAAAGAAGCCG CACGTGCTCTACGAGCGGTGGAGCGGGATGGGCCAGGGAACACCACGCCCCCA GGAACTGCCCGCCAGCCCCACGGTTTACCCGGCTTATGGCTCGGAGATGTCTCTGTACAACAGCTGTCTCTCCCTCCTGCCGGGGGCCCTTTTAGCTACGTCCCCAAACAAGGTCCCTGAGGTGGACGAGGAGTAG
- the LOC132514115 gene encoding protein EOLA1-like isoform X1 — protein MSSEAGTSGCLTVLVLCFHRRVRPWELWEMKFGCLSFRQPYAGFVLNGVKTLETRWRPVLSGQRHRTLAVHIAHRDWEDAAWRELLAGRLGMSPAQIQALLRDGEKFGRGVIAGLVDIGDTSLCPENLGPNEVAELENQALLPNLQQKYLTALANPRWLLQPVPGRGGKDVFQVDIPEHLIPFGQEA, from the exons ATGAGCTCGGAGGCCGGCACGTCAGGCTGCTTGACCGTTCTGGTTCTGTGTTTCCACAGGCGCGTGAGGCCCTGGGAGCTCTGGGAGATGAAGTTCGGCTGCCTGTCCTTCCGGCAGCCTTATGCGGGTTTCGTCTTAAATGGGGTGAAGACCCTGGAGACGCGGTGGCGGCCCGTGCTGAGCGGCCAGCGGCACCGCACCCTGGCCGTCCACATCGCGCACAGGGACTGGGAGGACGCGGCCTGGAGGGAGCTGCTGGCCGGGAGGCTGGGGATGAGCCCCGCGCAGATCCAGGCCTTGCTGCGGGACGGGGAGAAGTTCGGCCGCGGAGTGATAGCCG GGCTGGTTGACATTGGGGACACTTCGCTGTGCCCGGAAAACTTAGGTCCCAACGAGGTTGCGGAGCTGGAGAATCAAGCCCTGCTGCCCAACCTGCAGCAGAAGTACCTGACTGCGCTTGCCAACCCCCGCTGGCTGCTGCAGCCTGTCCCCGGGAGAGGCGGGAAGGACGTCTTCCAGGTGGACATCCCCGAGCACCTGATCCCCTTTGGGCAGGAGGCCTGA
- the LOC132514115 gene encoding protein EOLA1-like isoform X2, translated as MRDCSRVRPWELWEMKFGCLSFRQPYAGFVLNGVKTLETRWRPVLSGQRHRTLAVHIAHRDWEDAAWRELLAGRLGMSPAQIQALLRDGEKFGRGVIAGLVDIGDTSLCPENLGPNEVAELENQALLPNLQQKYLTALANPRWLLQPVPGRGGKDVFQVDIPEHLIPFGQEA; from the exons GCGCGTGAGGCCCTGGGAGCTCTGGGAGATGAAGTTCGGCTGCCTGTCCTTCCGGCAGCCTTATGCGGGTTTCGTCTTAAATGGGGTGAAGACCCTGGAGACGCGGTGGCGGCCCGTGCTGAGCGGCCAGCGGCACCGCACCCTGGCCGTCCACATCGCGCACAGGGACTGGGAGGACGCGGCCTGGAGGGAGCTGCTGGCCGGGAGGCTGGGGATGAGCCCCGCGCAGATCCAGGCCTTGCTGCGGGACGGGGAGAAGTTCGGCCGCGGAGTGATAGCCG GGCTGGTTGACATTGGGGACACTTCGCTGTGCCCGGAAAACTTAGGTCCCAACGAGGTTGCGGAGCTGGAGAATCAAGCCCTGCTGCCCAACCTGCAGCAGAAGTACCTGACTGCGCTTGCCAACCCCCGCTGGCTGCTGCAGCCTGTCCCCGGGAGAGGCGGGAAGGACGTCTTCCAGGTGGACATCCCCGAGCACCTGATCCCCTTTGGGCAGGAGGCCTGA
- the LOC132514115 gene encoding protein EOLA1-like isoform X3 has protein sequence MKFGCLSFRQPYAGFVLNGVKTLETRWRPVLSGQRHRTLAVHIAHRDWEDAAWRELLAGRLGMSPAQIQALLRDGEKFGRGVIAGLVDIGDTSLCPENLGPNEVAELENQALLPNLQQKYLTALANPRWLLQPVPGRGGKDVFQVDIPEHLIPFGQEA, from the exons ATGAAGTTCGGCTGCCTGTCCTTCCGGCAGCCTTATGCGGGTTTCGTCTTAAATGGGGTGAAGACCCTGGAGACGCGGTGGCGGCCCGTGCTGAGCGGCCAGCGGCACCGCACCCTGGCCGTCCACATCGCGCACAGGGACTGGGAGGACGCGGCCTGGAGGGAGCTGCTGGCCGGGAGGCTGGGGATGAGCCCCGCGCAGATCCAGGCCTTGCTGCGGGACGGGGAGAAGTTCGGCCGCGGAGTGATAGCCG GGCTGGTTGACATTGGGGACACTTCGCTGTGCCCGGAAAACTTAGGTCCCAACGAGGTTGCGGAGCTGGAGAATCAAGCCCTGCTGCCCAACCTGCAGCAGAAGTACCTGACTGCGCTTGCCAACCCCCGCTGGCTGCTGCAGCCTGTCCCCGGGAGAGGCGGGAAGGACGTCTTCCAGGTGGACATCCCCGAGCACCTGATCCCCTTTGGGCAGGAGGCCTGA